One genomic region from Conexibacter woesei DSM 14684 encodes:
- a CDS encoding flagellin N-terminal helical domain-containing protein, which yields MSLRINTNVEAFNAHRNLESTSGKLAKSMERLSSGFRINRAADDAAGLAISEKLRGQIGGLNQARRNVQDGISLVQTTEGALTEVHSMLQRVRELKVQHENGTLAANDRGAIASEIAQLAAEIGRIGTTAQFNGIRLLDSAVAATFQVGANDGEVISVALIRLSAEVRDIRADATLAVIDTGIENVSRARASFGAVQNRLEHTYNNLSVYQENLSASESRIRDVDMAAEMVTFTKNNILQQAGTSMLAQAQQAPQSVLSLLR from the coding sequence ATGTCCCTTCGTATCAACACGAACGTCGAGGCGTTCAACGCGCATCGCAATCTGGAGAGCACCAGCGGGAAGCTGGCGAAGTCGATGGAGCGGCTCTCCTCGGGTTTCCGGATCAACCGTGCGGCGGATGACGCTGCGGGTCTGGCGATCTCGGAGAAGCTGCGCGGTCAGATCGGCGGTCTGAACCAGGCGCGCCGGAACGTGCAGGATGGCATCTCGCTCGTCCAGACGACGGAAGGCGCGCTGACGGAGGTGCACAGCATGCTCCAGCGCGTCCGTGAGCTGAAGGTCCAGCACGAGAACGGCACGCTCGCGGCGAACGACAGAGGCGCGATCGCGTCCGAGATCGCGCAGCTCGCCGCCGAGATCGGCCGGATCGGAACGACCGCGCAGTTCAACGGCATCAGACTGCTCGACAGCGCCGTGGCGGCCACGTTCCAGGTCGGCGCCAACGACGGCGAGGTCATCTCGGTCGCGCTGATCAGACTCTCCGCGGAAGTGAGAGACATCAGAGCGGACGCGACGCTCGCCGTCATCGACACCGGGATCGAGAACGTCTCGAGAGCACGCGCGTCGTTCGGCGCGGTGCAGAACCGCCTGGAGCACACGTACAACAACCTGTCGGTGTATCAGGAGAATCTGTCGGCGTCTGAGTCGCGAATTCGTGACGTGGACATGGCAGCGGAGATGGTGACGTTCACGAAGAACAACATCCTGCAGCAGGCCGGTACGAGCATGCTCGCGCAGGCCCAGCAGGCGCCGCAGTCCGTCCTCTCGCTGTTGCGTTAG
- the gndA gene encoding NADP-dependent phosphogluconate dehydrogenase: MSQSRPSANIGVVGLAVMGSNLARNLASREGNTVAVYNRSPERARTLVAEHPEAGFVASESIEQFAASLAKPRTAIVMVQAGKGTDAVIDQLADLFEDGDIIVDGGNANFHDTIRREHALRERGLNFVGAGISGGEEGALNGPSIMPGGSAEAYATLGPILASIAAVAEGEPCVTHVGTDGAGHFVKMIHNGIEYADMQLIAESYDLLRRVGGHDAEAIAEVFAAWNEGDLESYLIEITAEVLRQTDAATGRPLVDVILDEAGSKGTGVWTVQNSVGLGVPVGGIAEAVFARAVSSKPAQRAAVQATIEARPEIQAPGDGFEDDVRAALYASKVVAYAQGFDVIIAGAKEFGWEISLGDIAKIWRGGCIIRARFLNRIVEAYANNPSLTTLLEDPYFAAAVRDGETAWRRIVATAALSGIPAPGFSAALAYYDSLASERLPAALVQGQRDFFGAHTYRRVDRDGAFHTLWSGDRSEVATA; this comes from the coding sequence ATGAGCCAGAGCAGACCGTCAGCGAACATCGGCGTCGTCGGGCTTGCCGTGATGGGGTCGAACCTCGCGCGCAACCTCGCGAGCCGCGAGGGCAACACGGTCGCGGTCTACAACCGCTCGCCCGAGCGGGCGCGGACGCTGGTCGCCGAGCACCCCGAGGCGGGCTTCGTCGCGAGCGAGTCGATCGAGCAGTTCGCCGCCTCGCTCGCGAAGCCGCGCACCGCGATCGTGATGGTCCAGGCGGGCAAGGGCACCGACGCCGTGATCGACCAGCTCGCCGACCTGTTCGAGGACGGCGACATCATCGTCGACGGCGGCAACGCGAACTTCCACGACACGATCCGCCGCGAGCACGCGCTGCGCGAGCGGGGGCTGAACTTCGTCGGCGCCGGCATCTCCGGCGGCGAGGAGGGCGCGCTCAACGGGCCGTCGATCATGCCGGGCGGCTCCGCCGAGGCGTACGCGACGCTCGGGCCGATCCTCGCCTCGATCGCCGCCGTCGCCGAGGGCGAGCCGTGCGTGACGCACGTCGGAACGGACGGCGCCGGCCACTTCGTGAAGATGATCCACAACGGCATCGAGTACGCCGACATGCAGCTGATCGCCGAGTCCTACGACCTGCTGCGGCGCGTCGGCGGCCACGACGCCGAGGCGATCGCCGAGGTCTTCGCGGCCTGGAACGAGGGCGACCTCGAGTCGTACCTGATCGAGATCACCGCCGAGGTGCTGCGTCAGACCGACGCCGCCACCGGCCGGCCGCTGGTCGACGTGATCCTCGACGAGGCGGGCTCGAAGGGCACCGGCGTCTGGACAGTGCAGAACTCCGTCGGGCTCGGCGTGCCGGTCGGTGGGATCGCCGAGGCGGTCTTCGCCCGCGCCGTCTCCAGCAAGCCGGCACAGCGCGCCGCGGTGCAGGCGACGATCGAGGCGCGGCCTGAGATCCAGGCCCCGGGCGACGGCTTCGAGGACGACGTGCGCGCCGCGCTCTACGCCTCGAAGGTCGTCGCCTACGCACAGGGCTTCGACGTGATCATCGCCGGCGCGAAGGAGTTCGGCTGGGAGATCTCGCTCGGCGACATCGCGAAGATCTGGCGCGGCGGCTGCATCATCCGCGCCCGCTTCCTCAACCGCATCGTCGAGGCGTACGCCAACAACCCGTCGCTGACGACGCTGCTGGAGGACCCGTACTTCGCCGCCGCCGTGCGCGACGGCGAGACCGCCTGGCGTCGCATCGTCGCGACCGCCGCGCTCTCCGGCATCCCGGCGCCCGGCTTCTCCGCCGCGCTCGCCTACTACGACTCGCTCGCCTCCGAGCGGCTGCCGGCCGCGCTCGTCCAGGGCCAGCGCGACTTCTTCGGCGCGCACACCTATCGCCGCGTCGACAGAGACGGCGCCTTCCACACGCTGTGGTCGGGCGACCGCTCGGAGGTCGCGACGGCATAG
- a CDS encoding TVP38/TMEM64 family protein: MAIRRLALLAVPAAIAFAAALLLPKSPSGLRDLLLGGQLGLLAPMIALVAWAVLTPALFPGTVLAGASGLAFGSLGGTALAWGGAVLGGLVAFVLARTVAREQVERVVLRRQKLARVSELLERRGFAATLAARLMPGVPATALHYAAGVSPVRAHAFLGAMAIGALLRTVPYALLGQGLGSGSPLLLALGGTSIVLGGLGGGVLVWQLRRQTSLSAS, from the coding sequence ATGGCGATCCGCCGCCTCGCCCTGCTCGCGGTGCCCGCGGCGATCGCCTTCGCCGCCGCGCTGCTGCTGCCGAAGTCCCCGAGCGGGCTGCGCGACCTGCTGCTCGGCGGGCAGCTCGGACTGCTCGCGCCGATGATCGCGCTCGTCGCCTGGGCCGTGCTGACCCCCGCGCTGTTCCCCGGCACGGTGCTCGCCGGCGCCAGCGGGCTCGCGTTCGGCTCGCTCGGCGGGACCGCCCTCGCGTGGGGCGGCGCGGTGCTCGGCGGGCTCGTCGCGTTCGTGCTCGCCCGCACCGTCGCGCGCGAGCAGGTCGAGCGCGTCGTGCTGCGCCGGCAGAAGCTCGCGCGCGTCAGCGAGCTGCTGGAGCGGCGCGGCTTCGCCGCGACGCTCGCCGCCCGGCTGATGCCGGGCGTCCCCGCGACCGCGCTCCACTACGCGGCCGGTGTCTCGCCCGTCCGCGCGCACGCGTTCCTCGGCGCGATGGCGATCGGCGCGCTGCTGCGGACGGTCCCCTACGCGCTGCTCGGCCAGGGGCTCGGCTCGGGATCTCCGCTGCTGCTCGCGCTCGGCGGCACCTCGATCGTGCTCGGCGGCCTCGGCGGCGGCGTGCTCGTCTGGCAGCTCAGAAGACAGACCAGCCTGTCAGCGTCGTGA
- a CDS encoding flagellin N-terminal helical domain-containing protein, translating to MSLRINTNVEAFNAHRNLEGTSTKLAKSMERLSSGFRINRAADDAAGLAISEKLRGQIGGLNQARRNVQDGISLVQTAEGALTEVHSMLQRVRELKVQHENGTLAAGDRGAIASEVDQLTREIDRLGVTTQFNGITLLDGRNPAIRFQVGANDGEVISVATVSLEERITRLTIASTLGALDAAIGIVSDQRAAFGAVQNRLEHTYNNLSVYQENLSASESRIRDVDMAAEMVTFTKNNILQQAGTSMLAQAQQAPQSVLSLLR from the coding sequence ATGTCCCTTCGAATCAATACAAACGTCGAGGCGTTCAACGCGCATCGCAACCTCGAAGGTACGAGCACCAAGCTCGCGAAGTCGATGGAACGCCTGTCCTCAGGGTTCCGTATCAACCGCGCTGCCGACGACGCTGCGGGTCTGGCGATCTCGGAGAAGCTGCGTGGGCAGATCGGCGGTCTGAACCAGGCGCGTCGCAACGTGCAGGATGGCATCTCGCTGGTGCAGACGGCGGAAGGCGCGCTGACGGAGGTGCACAGCATGCTCCAGCGCGTTCGCGAGCTGAAGGTCCAGCACGAGAACGGCACGCTGGCCGCCGGCGACAGAGGCGCGATCGCGTCCGAGGTCGACCAGCTGACGAGAGAGATCGATCGACTCGGCGTGACGACGCAGTTCAACGGGATCACGCTGCTCGACGGCAGAAACCCGGCGATCAGATTCCAGGTCGGCGCCAACGACGGCGAGGTCATCTCGGTCGCGACGGTCTCGCTCGAAGAGAGAATCACCAGACTCACGATTGCTTCGACGCTCGGTGCGCTCGACGCCGCGATCGGCATCGTCTCGGATCAGCGTGCGGCGTTCGGTGCGGTGCAGAACCGTCTGGAGCACACGTACAACAACCTGTCCGTGTATCAGGAGAATCTGTCCGCTTCGGAGAGCCGGATCCGTGACGTCGATATGGCGGCGGAGATGGTGACGTTCACGAAGAACAACATCCTGCAGCAGGCTGGCACGAGCATGCTGGCGCAGGCGCAGCAGGCCCCGCAGTCCGTTCTGTCACTGCTGCGCTGA
- a CDS encoding GntR family transcriptional regulator has product MEYALIGDAPELRNRRTSSDYIADALRNAINGGQLEDGAILNQVELAEHFGVSRVPVREAIRRLEAEGLVEAAAHRRAVVRGLSLARIAEVYELRALLEGHLVAQAAPHVDSATIGRLIAINDEMSGASDRARWLELNTAFHATLYAPADRETALELVDTLRNRGERYVQMWSRGRGLERTSRVTNEHAAIVRLVEQGDADGARRAMVEHIEHTRDAVLTLYREPPAG; this is encoded by the coding sequence GTGGAATACGCCCTGATCGGGGACGCGCCGGAGCTGCGCAACCGCCGGACGAGTTCGGACTACATCGCGGACGCGCTGCGCAACGCCATCAACGGCGGGCAGCTCGAAGACGGCGCGATCCTCAACCAGGTCGAGCTGGCTGAGCACTTCGGCGTCTCGCGCGTCCCGGTGCGGGAGGCGATCCGCCGCCTGGAGGCGGAGGGCCTGGTCGAGGCCGCCGCCCATCGCCGCGCCGTCGTGCGCGGCCTCAGCCTCGCCCGCATCGCCGAGGTCTACGAGCTGCGGGCGCTGCTCGAAGGCCACCTCGTCGCGCAGGCCGCGCCGCACGTCGACAGCGCGACGATCGGTCGGCTGATCGCGATCAACGACGAGATGAGCGGGGCGAGCGACCGCGCCCGCTGGCTGGAGCTGAACACCGCCTTCCACGCGACGCTGTACGCGCCGGCCGACCGCGAGACGGCGCTGGAGCTGGTCGACACGCTGCGCAACCGCGGCGAGCGCTACGTGCAGATGTGGAGCAGGGGCCGCGGGCTGGAGCGCACGAGCCGCGTCACGAACGAGCACGCGGCGATCGTCAGACTGGTCGAGCAGGGCGACGCCGACGGCGCCCGCCGCGCGATGGTCGAGCACATCGAGCACACGCGCGACGCCGTCCTCACGCTCTACCGCGAGCCACCGGCCGGCTGA
- a CDS encoding MaoC family dehydratase, with product MTGSKTAVHVAGPFFDELERGYVERRAPALTLTEGHAALHQAILGNRLRLTLDAPLSRAVLGAERPLAHPALVCDVAIGQSTLLTQRVIANLFYRGLVLRRAPLIGDTLHTTTEVVALKQNRARPDRPATGLAVLRIVTVDQDERPVLDFTRCAMLPLRDPHAATGHADELHGEPLPLDVATLAAPVAGWDLGALRAASPGQTFGDLADGTVWEVEGGDVVSAAPELARLSLNVAMAHHDRDAGQAGRRLVYGGHTIGLAAAQLTRALPNLATIVAWHGCDHLAPVFEDDTLESTVELERREPLEGGGGLVHLRSRVRARRAATGTDGGAAASASEPVDVLDWRLVGVMP from the coding sequence ATGACGGGGTCGAAGACCGCCGTCCACGTCGCCGGCCCGTTCTTCGACGAGCTGGAGCGCGGCTACGTCGAGCGCCGCGCGCCCGCGCTGACGCTGACCGAGGGCCACGCCGCGCTGCACCAGGCGATCCTCGGCAACCGCCTGCGGCTGACGCTCGACGCGCCGCTGTCGCGCGCCGTGCTCGGCGCCGAGCGTCCGCTCGCGCATCCCGCGCTCGTCTGCGACGTCGCGATCGGGCAGTCGACGCTGCTGACCCAGCGCGTGATCGCCAACCTCTTCTATCGCGGCCTCGTGCTGCGGCGCGCGCCGCTGATCGGCGACACGCTCCACACGACGACGGAGGTCGTCGCGCTGAAGCAGAACAGGGCGCGACCGGACCGGCCCGCGACCGGCCTCGCGGTGCTGCGGATCGTGACGGTCGACCAGGACGAGCGCCCCGTGCTCGACTTCACCCGCTGCGCGATGCTGCCGCTGCGCGACCCGCACGCCGCGACCGGCCACGCCGACGAGCTGCACGGCGAGCCGCTGCCGCTCGACGTCGCGACACTCGCCGCGCCCGTCGCCGGCTGGGACCTCGGCGCGCTGCGCGCGGCATCGCCCGGTCAGACGTTCGGCGACCTTGCCGACGGCACTGTCTGGGAGGTCGAGGGCGGGGACGTCGTCAGCGCCGCTCCGGAGCTGGCGCGGCTGAGCCTCAACGTCGCGATGGCCCACCACGACCGCGACGCCGGGCAGGCGGGCCGCCGGCTCGTCTACGGCGGCCACACGATCGGCCTCGCCGCCGCGCAGCTGACGCGCGCGCTGCCGAACCTCGCGACGATCGTCGCCTGGCACGGCTGCGACCACCTCGCGCCGGTCTTCGAGGACGACACGCTGGAGTCGACCGTCGAACTGGAGCGGCGCGAGCCGCTGGAGGGCGGGGGCGGCCTCGTGCACCTGCGCTCGCGCGTCCGCGCGCGCCGGGCCGCGACGGGCACCGACGGCGGCGCGGCCGCGAGCGCGTCCGAGCCGGTCGACGTGCTCGACTGGCGCCTGGTGGGAGTCATGCCATGA
- a CDS encoding HpcH/HpaI aldolase/citrate lyase family protein, translating to MSVSTPRHATRRSCLSVPGSSEKMLAKAPGLGADELIVDLEDAVAASAKDAARELVVAALGSDAWAGVPVSVRVNAPRTPWCHLDVAALAALPAQPAALVVPKVESAGDLAFVERLLDGAEAAAGHGRPPLRVQALIETAAGLANVQQIAAASPRLDALILGYADLTASLGRTAAGAADLDGWRPAQDALLLAARAHGLQAIDGPYLGVAVDDPFTAATTRARDLGFDGKWAIHPAQVAALNAAFTPTDEELSRARAVLDALAAAERDGGAGAVALDGEMLDEAIRAAALRTLARAGETSA from the coding sequence ATGTCCGTTAGCACGCCACGCCACGCCACGCGCCGGTCCTGCCTGTCGGTTCCCGGCTCCTCCGAGAAGATGCTCGCCAAAGCGCCGGGACTCGGCGCCGACGAGCTGATCGTCGACCTCGAGGACGCGGTCGCCGCGAGCGCCAAGGACGCCGCGCGCGAGCTGGTCGTGGCGGCGCTCGGCAGCGACGCGTGGGCGGGCGTTCCGGTGAGCGTGCGGGTCAACGCCCCGCGCACGCCGTGGTGCCACCTCGACGTCGCCGCGCTCGCGGCGCTGCCGGCCCAGCCGGCGGCGCTCGTCGTGCCGAAGGTCGAGAGCGCCGGCGACCTCGCGTTCGTCGAGCGGCTGCTCGACGGCGCCGAGGCGGCCGCCGGCCACGGGCGCCCGCCGCTGCGGGTGCAGGCGCTGATCGAGACCGCCGCGGGCCTCGCGAACGTGCAGCAGATCGCCGCCGCCTCGCCGCGGCTGGACGCGCTGATCCTCGGCTACGCCGACCTGACCGCGTCGCTCGGGCGCACCGCCGCCGGCGCTGCCGACCTCGACGGCTGGCGCCCGGCGCAGGACGCGCTGCTGCTCGCCGCCCGCGCGCACGGGCTGCAGGCGATCGACGGCCCGTACCTCGGCGTCGCGGTCGATGATCCCTTCACCGCCGCGACGACCCGCGCGCGCGACCTCGGCTTCGACGGCAAGTGGGCGATCCATCCCGCGCAGGTCGCGGCGCTCAACGCCGCGTTCACGCCCACCGACGAGGAGCTGAGCCGGGCGCGCGCGGTGCTCGACGCGCTCGCGGCCGCCGAGCGCGACGGCGGCGCCGGTGCCGTCGCGCTCGACGGCGAGATGCTCGACGAGGCGATCCGCGCCGCAGCGCTGCGCACGCTCGCGCGCGCCGGGGAGACGTCGGCATGA
- a CDS encoding PHP domain-containing protein → MDPARGGYDVSCVAHVHTTFSDGTATVPELLAAARGSGADAVLLTDHDTLAARHDGWEGWHDGVLLVVGVEVSPPTGHYLAFGVEQEVAHDGRSPLEIAKAVRAAGGVGFAAHPFSRGSRMLVPALARRVVPPHGWAALALDGGTDGIELWSVTTDGAEAWRTPAEAVRWMRDPVAATDDGPPAHHLRAWDELSARRRVPALGGLDGHAPGVRLDGRVRSPLSHVRTFHLLRTHLVCERPLTGDGPADRATVLAALAAGAAWLARPCVAPAEGARLWAELADGSTVPMGGEATLGAGAAAPGTPAPGPAAPGPPAPGPAAPAVLRLRLPRAAGVRVFRDGATVAEQPLADALDLDLSAPGAYRVEARIDGRVWLLSNPVHLRADRADREGERG, encoded by the coding sequence ATGGATCCAGCACGCGGCGGGTACGACGTGTCGTGCGTGGCGCACGTCCACACGACCTTCTCGGACGGGACCGCGACGGTCCCGGAACTGCTGGCCGCCGCGCGCGGGAGCGGGGCGGACGCGGTGCTGCTGACCGACCACGACACGCTCGCCGCCCGCCATGACGGGTGGGAGGGCTGGCACGACGGCGTCCTGCTCGTCGTCGGGGTGGAGGTCAGCCCGCCGACCGGCCACTACCTGGCGTTCGGCGTCGAGCAGGAGGTCGCGCACGACGGGCGCAGCCCGCTGGAGATCGCGAAGGCGGTGCGGGCGGCCGGCGGCGTCGGCTTCGCCGCCCACCCCTTCTCGCGCGGCAGCCGCATGCTCGTTCCGGCGCTCGCGCGGCGCGTCGTGCCGCCGCACGGCTGGGCGGCGCTCGCGCTCGACGGCGGCACCGACGGGATCGAGCTGTGGAGCGTCACGACCGACGGCGCGGAGGCGTGGCGCACGCCCGCGGAGGCGGTCCGCTGGATGCGCGACCCGGTCGCCGCGACCGACGACGGCCCACCGGCCCACCATCTGCGCGCGTGGGATGAGCTGTCGGCGCGCCGCCGCGTGCCCGCGCTCGGCGGGCTCGACGGCCACGCCCCGGGCGTGCGGCTCGACGGACGCGTCCGCTCGCCGCTGTCGCACGTGCGCACGTTCCACCTGCTGCGCACGCACCTCGTCTGCGAGCGCCCGCTGACCGGCGACGGCCCGGCCGATCGCGCGACCGTGCTCGCCGCGCTGGCCGCCGGCGCCGCCTGGCTCGCACGCCCCTGCGTCGCCCCAGCGGAGGGCGCGCGCCTGTGGGCCGAGCTGGCCGACGGGTCGACCGTGCCGATGGGCGGGGAGGCGACGCTCGGCGCAGGCGCGGCCGCCCCCGGCACGCCCGCCCCCGGCCCGGCCGCGCCCGGCCCGCCCGCCCCCGGCCCGGCCGCGCCCGCCGTCCTCCGCCTCCGCCTGCCGCGCGCCGCCGGCGTGCGCGTCTTCCGCGACGGCGCGACGGTCGCTGAGCAGCCGCTCGCCGACGCGCTCGACCTCGACCTCTCCGCACCCGGCGCCTACCGCGTCGAGGCGCGGATCGACGGGCGCGTGTGGCTGCTCTCCAACCCCGTCCACCTGCGCGCCGACCGCGCCGACCGCGAGGGCGAGCGCGGATGA
- a CDS encoding CoA transferase, with translation MSAPEGILSGLRVVEGSAFVAAPLGGMTLAQLGADVIRFDQIGGGLDRDRWPLAENGQSLFWAGLNKGKRSIQLDLHAPAGRELVQELVTAPGDEAGLFLTNFPARGWLAYDALRARREDLVMVALTGNPDGSSEVDYTVNPATGFPWATGPRNLAEPLNSVLPAWDVAMGTLATTGLLAAERRRTRTGEGTLVRLSLSDVAFAMVGNLGRIAEAQLGARDQPKDGNYLYGAFGHDFETRDGRRVMIVALTPRQWTALQQATGIGEACASIEQATGHDLSTEAGRFGARDLIAALLRPWFASRDLAQIRNAFTGTNVSWGPYQTFRQLVTEDPRASTANPMFSDVEQPGIGTYLTPGSPLHFDALQRIAARPAPLLGEHTEQVLADVLGLSPAEIGRLHDDGVVAGPA, from the coding sequence ATGAGCGCTCCCGAGGGAATCCTCTCCGGCCTGCGCGTCGTCGAGGGCTCGGCGTTCGTCGCGGCGCCGCTCGGTGGCATGACGCTCGCGCAGCTCGGCGCCGACGTGATCCGCTTCGACCAGATCGGCGGCGGGCTCGACCGCGACCGCTGGCCGCTGGCGGAGAACGGGCAGAGCCTCTTCTGGGCCGGCCTCAACAAGGGCAAGCGCTCGATCCAGCTCGACCTCCACGCGCCCGCCGGACGCGAACTGGTGCAGGAGCTGGTGACCGCGCCGGGCGACGAGGCCGGGCTGTTCCTTACGAACTTCCCGGCGCGCGGCTGGCTCGCCTACGACGCGCTGCGGGCGCGCCGCGAGGACCTCGTGATGGTCGCGCTGACCGGCAACCCGGACGGCTCCAGCGAGGTCGACTACACCGTCAACCCGGCGACCGGCTTCCCGTGGGCGACCGGTCCGCGCAACCTCGCCGAACCGCTCAACAGCGTGCTGCCGGCGTGGGACGTCGCGATGGGCACGCTCGCGACGACGGGCCTGCTCGCGGCCGAGCGGCGGCGCACGCGGACGGGGGAGGGGACGCTGGTGAGACTGTCGCTGTCCGACGTCGCGTTCGCGATGGTCGGCAACCTCGGCCGGATCGCGGAGGCGCAGCTCGGCGCGCGCGACCAGCCGAAGGACGGCAACTACCTCTACGGCGCGTTCGGCCACGACTTCGAGACGCGCGACGGCCGCCGCGTGATGATCGTCGCGCTGACGCCGCGTCAGTGGACGGCGCTGCAGCAGGCGACGGGGATCGGCGAGGCGTGCGCGAGCATCGAGCAGGCGACCGGCCACGACCTCTCGACCGAGGCCGGGCGCTTCGGCGCGCGCGACCTGATCGCGGCGCTGCTGCGGCCGTGGTTCGCCTCGCGCGACCTCGCGCAGATCCGCAACGCGTTCACGGGCACGAACGTCTCGTGGGGGCCGTACCAGACGTTCCGTCAGCTCGTCACCGAGGACCCGCGCGCGTCGACCGCGAACCCGATGTTCAGCGACGTCGAGCAGCCCGGGATCGGCACCTATCTGACGCCAGGCTCACCGCTGCACTTCGACGCGCTGCAGCGGATCGCGGCGCGGCCTGCGCCGCTGCTCGGCGAGCACACCGAGCAGGTGCTCGCCGACGTGCTCGGCCTCAGCCCGGCCGAGATCGGCCGCCTGCACGACGACGGCGTCGTCGCCGGGCCCGCCTGA
- a CDS encoding helix-turn-helix transcriptional regulator: protein MQRPDTVHTRTQLYARAIEIVEREHGTQIEIDAVAARLTTSRRQLQRAFTEIGRTTFRRHLTAVRMANAARLLTDPSLTVGAVARRVGYSQQAQFAKSFRAHFGSLPSEYRRERIVVAVR, encoded by the coding sequence GTGCAGCGACCAGACACCGTCCACACCCGGACCCAGCTCTACGCCCGCGCGATCGAGATCGTCGAGCGCGAGCACGGGACGCAGATCGAGATCGACGCCGTCGCAGCGCGCCTGACGACCTCGCGCCGGCAGCTCCAGCGCGCCTTCACGGAGATCGGCCGGACGACCTTCCGCAGACACCTGACGGCCGTCCGGATGGCGAACGCCGCCCGCCTGCTGACCGATCCCAGCCTGACGGTGGGCGCGGTCGCCCGACGCGTCGGCTACAGCCAGCAGGCCCAGTTCGCGAAGTCGTTCCGCGCGCACTTCGGCAGCCTGCCGTCCGAGTACCGGCGCGAACGAATCGTCGTCGCCGTGAGGTGA